One window from the genome of Bradyrhizobium xenonodulans encodes:
- a CDS encoding aspartate aminotransferase family protein, whose translation MSMLPNSQEARDVAYQLHAYTNARAHQQAGPLVIERGEGPYVFDAAGKRYFEAMAGLWSVGLGFNEKRLVEAAHKQMQALPFYHTFSAKSHGPSIDLAEKLVALAPVPMSKVFFTNSGSEANDTVLKLIAYRSNSLGQPQRKKIISRMRAYHGVTIASASLTGLPNNHRSFDLPLPNILHTGSPHFYKDGAPGESEEAFATRRAEELDALIQKEGPETIAAFFGEPVMGAGGVIVPPATYWDKIQKVLNKYDILLVADEVICGFGRTGKMFGCETYGIKPDVMVVSKQITSSYFPFSAILMNDKMFEPIADESNKIGVLGHGFTAGGHPVGSAVALENLKIIEERGLVAHAAELGGYMQGRLRELTSHPLVGEVRGVGMIAAIELVLDKGRKTAAATPGAVGGIASRMLQERGVISRNMLDAIAICPPMIVTKAQIDELVAAISGVLDDMKVEVAKLTPA comes from the coding sequence ATGTCCATGCTGCCCAATTCGCAAGAAGCCCGCGATGTGGCCTACCAGCTCCATGCCTATACCAACGCGCGCGCCCATCAGCAGGCCGGCCCCCTGGTGATCGAGCGCGGTGAGGGTCCCTACGTGTTCGACGCGGCGGGCAAGCGCTATTTCGAGGCGATGGCGGGCCTGTGGAGCGTCGGGCTCGGCTTCAACGAAAAGCGGCTGGTCGAGGCCGCGCACAAGCAGATGCAGGCGCTGCCGTTCTACCACACCTTCTCCGCCAAATCGCACGGGCCCTCGATCGACCTCGCCGAGAAGCTGGTCGCGCTCGCGCCTGTGCCGATGAGCAAGGTGTTCTTCACCAATTCCGGGTCGGAAGCGAACGACACGGTGCTGAAGCTGATCGCCTACCGCTCCAATTCGCTCGGCCAGCCGCAGCGCAAGAAGATCATCAGCCGCATGCGCGCCTATCACGGCGTCACCATCGCCTCCGCCAGCCTCACGGGCCTGCCGAACAATCACCGCTCGTTCGACCTGCCGCTGCCCAACATCCTGCACACCGGCTCGCCGCATTTCTACAAGGACGGCGCGCCAGGGGAGAGCGAGGAGGCGTTCGCGACGCGGCGGGCCGAGGAGCTCGACGCGCTGATCCAGAAGGAGGGGCCGGAGACGATCGCGGCCTTCTTCGGCGAGCCGGTGATGGGGGCGGGCGGCGTGATCGTGCCGCCGGCGACCTATTGGGACAAGATCCAGAAGGTCCTGAACAAGTACGACATCCTGCTGGTCGCCGACGAAGTGATTTGCGGCTTCGGCCGCACCGGCAAGATGTTCGGCTGCGAGACCTATGGCATCAAGCCCGACGTGATGGTGGTCTCCAAGCAGATCACCTCGAGCTATTTCCCGTTCTCGGCGATCCTGATGAACGACAAGATGTTCGAGCCGATCGCCGACGAGAGCAACAAGATCGGCGTGCTTGGCCACGGCTTCACCGCGGGCGGCCATCCGGTCGGCTCGGCCGTCGCGCTGGAAAACCTCAAGATCATCGAGGAGCGCGGCCTGGTCGCGCATGCCGCCGAGCTCGGCGGCTACATGCAGGGCCGCTTGCGCGAGCTCACCAGCCATCCGCTGGTCGGGGAGGTCCGCGGCGTCGGCATGATCGCGGCGATCGAGCTCGTGCTCGACAAGGGTCGCAAGACGGCAGCGGCGACGCCCGGTGCCGTCGGCGGTATCGCCAGCCGCATGCTCCAGGAGCGCGGCGTGATCTCCCGCAACATGCTGGACGCCATCGCCATCTGCCCGCCGATGATCGTCACCAAGGCCCAGATCGACGAGCTGGTCGCTGCGATTTCGGGCGTGCTGGATGACATGAAGGTGGAAGTGGCGAAGCTGACGCCGGCGTAA
- the rnd gene encoding ribonuclease D, protein MDLITTTADLAAACSRLAKHPVITVDTEFLRETTYYPLLCVVQMASPEEAIVIDTLAAGIDLKPFFELMGNESVLKVFHAARQDIEIIWHQANIIPHPVFDTQVAAMVLGYGDSIAYDALVEKVTGHRPDKTHRFTDWSRRPLTKEQMHYAVSDVTHLRDVFAALDADLKKRRRSEWVSIEMEVLTSPRTYDFHPERAWERLKTRVRKPKDLAVLMEVAAWREQEAQSRDVPRGRVLRDEAVSDIATHAPNTLEKLANLRSVPKGFEKSKWGADIVAAVERGLARDFSTLPKLEKPRNNNNGAATVELLKVLLRMTAERHAVASKVIATVDDLEEIAADDEADVPALRGWRRELFGDAALKLKRGELALAIEKGRVIGVQRA, encoded by the coding sequence ATGGATTTGATTACCACCACCGCTGACCTCGCGGCTGCCTGCAGCCGGCTGGCCAAGCACCCCGTCATTACCGTCGATACCGAGTTCCTGCGCGAAACCACCTATTACCCGCTGCTGTGCGTGGTGCAGATGGCCAGCCCCGAGGAAGCGATCGTCATCGACACCCTGGCCGCAGGCATTGACCTCAAGCCGTTCTTCGAGCTGATGGGCAACGAGAGCGTGCTGAAGGTCTTTCACGCCGCCCGCCAGGACATCGAAATCATCTGGCACCAGGCCAATATCATCCCGCACCCGGTGTTCGACACCCAGGTCGCGGCCATGGTGCTCGGCTATGGCGACAGCATCGCCTATGACGCGCTGGTCGAGAAGGTCACCGGCCACCGCCCGGACAAGACCCACCGCTTCACCGACTGGTCGCGGCGGCCGCTGACCAAGGAGCAGATGCATTACGCAGTGTCCGACGTCACGCATTTGCGCGACGTGTTCGCCGCGCTCGATGCCGATCTCAAGAAGCGGCGCCGCAGCGAATGGGTCTCGATCGAGATGGAGGTTCTGACCTCGCCCCGCACCTACGACTTCCACCCCGAGCGGGCCTGGGAACGGCTCAAGACGCGGGTGCGCAAGCCGAAGGACCTCGCCGTCCTGATGGAGGTCGCCGCCTGGCGCGAGCAGGAAGCGCAGAGCCGCGACGTGCCGCGCGGCCGCGTGCTGCGCGACGAGGCCGTCAGCGACATCGCCACCCACGCGCCGAACACGCTGGAGAAGCTCGCAAACCTGCGCTCCGTGCCGAAGGGGTTTGAGAAATCCAAATGGGGCGCGGATATCGTCGCCGCGGTCGAGCGCGGCCTGGCGCGGGATTTCTCGACGCTGCCGAAGCTGGAGAAGCCGCGCAACAACAACAATGGCGCCGCGACCGTCGAGCTGTTGAAGGTGCTGCTGCGCATGACGGCGGAACGTCATGCGGTCGCCAGCAAGGTGATCGCCACCGTCGACGATCTCGAGGAGATCGCAGCCGACGACGAGGCCGACGTCCCCGCTTTGCGCGGCTGGCGACGCGAGCTGTTCGGCGATGCCGCCTTGAAGCTCAAGCGCGGTGAGCTGGCGCTCGCGATCGAGAAAGGCCGCGTGATCGGGGTTCAGCGGGCGTAA
- a CDS encoding LysR family transcriptional regulator, whose translation MAVFVRAVDLGSFAAAADALEMSGPMVGKHVRFLEERLGVRLLNRTTRRQSLTEAGQAYYERCRAVLSEAEAADAVATDELSEPRGRLRVTMPALLGRHCIAPLLLKLARKHPHLELDLAFGDPIADIVEAGYDLAIRTGDLDDQSGLITRRIASQRMVVCGARSYLRANGKPRSIDDLSAHQAIIYRRSGRVRPWLFPLGDQPPREIMPSGRLRLDDMEAIADAATQGMGLAWLPYWLVRERLNTGALVDLFTGQPEFLYDCHALWPRSPRLPPKVRAAVNTLAAALPKLTT comes from the coding sequence ATGGCCGTGTTCGTCCGGGCTGTCGATCTCGGCTCGTTCGCGGCCGCGGCCGACGCCCTGGAGATGTCAGGACCGATGGTCGGCAAGCACGTCCGCTTCCTCGAAGAGCGGCTCGGCGTGCGCCTCCTCAACCGCACCACGCGGCGCCAGAGCCTGACCGAGGCTGGCCAGGCCTATTACGAACGCTGTCGCGCGGTGCTCAGCGAGGCCGAAGCCGCCGATGCCGTCGCGACCGACGAATTGTCCGAGCCGCGTGGCAGGCTGCGCGTGACCATGCCGGCCCTGCTGGGACGGCACTGCATCGCGCCCTTGCTGTTGAAGCTGGCACGCAAACATCCGCATCTCGAGCTCGACCTCGCCTTCGGCGATCCGATCGCCGACATCGTCGAGGCTGGCTATGATCTTGCGATCCGGACCGGTGATCTCGACGACCAGTCCGGCCTGATCACGCGGCGCATCGCAAGCCAGCGCATGGTGGTGTGCGGTGCACGCTCTTATCTGCGCGCCAACGGCAAGCCGAGATCGATCGACGATCTCTCCGCCCATCAAGCGATCATCTATCGCCGCTCGGGCCGTGTCCGGCCATGGTTGTTTCCGCTGGGCGACCAGCCTCCGCGCGAGATCATGCCGTCGGGTAGGCTGAGGCTCGACGATATGGAGGCAATCGCCGATGCCGCTACGCAGGGCATGGGGCTCGCCTGGCTGCCTTATTGGCTGGTCCGCGAGCGCCTCAACACGGGCGCGCTGGTCGATCTCTTCACGGGCCAGCCCGAATTCCTCTACGACTGCCACGCGCTTTGGCCGCGTTCACCCCGCCTGCCGCCAAAGGTCCGCGCCGCCGTGAACACCCTCGCCGCAGCGTTACCGAAACTGACGACGTGA
- a CDS encoding zinc-dependent alcohol dehydrogenase family protein — MARVVRLHQHGGPEVLRIETVDVPPPAKSEVQIRIKALGLNRAEALLRRGTYIETATFPSGLGLEAAGLVEAVGEGVADFVAGDAVSIVPPLSMVRWPAYAELATFPAELVVKHPPELGFETAAAVWMQYLTAYGALVDIAGLGRGDVVAITAASSSVGLAAIQIANRIGAVPVALTRTSVKRRALRDVGAAHVIASDEEDIEARLAEIAGANGVRVVFDAVGGPAFEPLTAAMSPGGVLIEYGGLSPAPTPFPLANVLSKSLMLRGYLVHEVIRDPARLAGAKAFILDGLSDGTLKPIIARTFQFDEIVEAHRFLESNTQFGKIVVTI, encoded by the coding sequence ATGGCTCGCGTCGTTCGCCTTCATCAACATGGCGGTCCCGAAGTGCTGCGCATCGAGACGGTCGATGTCCCGCCGCCGGCGAAGAGCGAGGTCCAGATCCGGATCAAGGCGCTCGGGCTCAACCGTGCCGAAGCCTTGCTGCGGAGAGGGACCTATATCGAAACCGCGACATTTCCATCGGGCCTTGGTCTGGAGGCGGCAGGCCTCGTCGAGGCCGTGGGTGAAGGCGTCGCCGACTTTGTGGCAGGCGATGCCGTGAGCATCGTGCCGCCGCTGTCGATGGTGCGATGGCCGGCCTATGCCGAACTCGCGACGTTTCCGGCCGAGCTCGTCGTGAAGCATCCGCCGGAGCTTGGTTTCGAGACGGCGGCCGCGGTGTGGATGCAATATCTTACGGCCTACGGCGCTCTCGTCGATATTGCTGGCCTCGGGCGTGGCGACGTGGTTGCCATCACGGCCGCATCGAGCAGTGTCGGGCTTGCCGCAATCCAGATCGCCAACCGGATCGGCGCTGTTCCGGTCGCTCTGACCCGGACCTCGGTCAAGCGGCGCGCCTTGCGCGATGTCGGCGCCGCCCACGTGATCGCCTCGGACGAGGAGGACATCGAAGCGCGGCTCGCGGAGATTGCTGGTGCAAACGGCGTCCGGGTTGTGTTCGACGCTGTCGGCGGTCCGGCATTCGAGCCGCTGACCGCGGCGATGTCACCGGGCGGCGTCCTGATCGAGTATGGTGGACTAAGTCCCGCGCCGACGCCATTTCCCCTGGCCAACGTGCTCAGCAAGAGCCTGATGCTGCGCGGCTACCTCGTACACGAGGTCATCCGCGATCCCGCGCGTCTTGCGGGGGCGAAGGCGTTTATTCTCGACGGGCTGTCGGACGGCACCTTGAAGCCGATCATCGCCAGGACGTTTCAGTTCGACGAGATCGTCGAGGCGCATCGCTTCCTGGAGTCGAATACGCAGTTCGGGAAGATCGTGGTGACGATCTGA